In one Gemmatimonas aurantiaca genomic region, the following are encoded:
- the lipA gene encoding lipoyl synthase: MGRHRRDPLPERKPQWLKVKAPGGENYIRLKHLMRELNLHSVCEEAHCPNIGECWQHGTATFMILGSVCTRNCAYCAVSHGRPPAYDIEEPSRVARAIAEMNLRHAVITSVDRDDLPDFGAYIFAETIRQIHQRLPGCSVEVLVPDFQGNEDSIRAVLEARPDIYNHNTETVPRLYKKARPGGRYPRLLEIFRIAKRIAPDIPTKTGIILGLGETNEEVVEVMKDLRSVDVDILTLGQYLRPSDSHIELDRYVTPEEFRWFYEVGMQLGFRHVESGPLVRSSYHAWEQVQAAALA, translated from the coding sequence ATGGGGCGCCACCGCCGCGATCCGCTCCCCGAGCGGAAACCGCAGTGGCTCAAGGTGAAGGCGCCCGGCGGCGAGAACTACATCCGCCTCAAACACCTCATGCGGGAGCTCAACCTGCACTCGGTGTGCGAAGAAGCGCATTGCCCGAACATCGGGGAGTGTTGGCAGCACGGTACGGCCACCTTCATGATCCTCGGCAGCGTCTGTACGCGGAACTGCGCCTACTGCGCCGTCTCGCACGGACGTCCCCCGGCCTACGACATCGAGGAACCCTCGCGTGTTGCCCGGGCCATCGCCGAGATGAACCTCCGGCATGCCGTCATCACCTCGGTCGACCGGGACGATCTCCCCGACTTCGGCGCGTACATCTTCGCCGAGACCATCCGGCAGATCCATCAGCGCCTTCCGGGCTGCTCGGTGGAAGTCCTCGTGCCCGATTTCCAGGGAAACGAAGACTCCATCCGTGCGGTGCTCGAGGCGCGGCCGGACATCTACAACCACAACACCGAAACCGTCCCGCGTCTGTACAAGAAGGCGCGACCGGGCGGCCGGTATCCCCGCCTGCTCGAGATCTTCCGCATCGCCAAGCGGATCGCGCCCGACATTCCCACGAAGACGGGCATCATCCTCGGGCTGGGCGAGACGAACGAAGAAGTCGTGGAAGTCATGAAGGATCTGCGCTCCGTCGACGTCGACATTCTGACCCTGGGTCAGTACCTGCGCCCGTCCGACTCCCACATCGAACTCGACCGCTATGTCACGCCGGAAGAGTTCCGCTGGTTCTACGAGGTCGGCATGCAGCTGGGCTTCCGCCATGTCGAAAGCGGCCCGCTCGTGCGTTCCAGTTATCACGCCTGGGAACAGGTCCAGGCCGCCGCGCTCGCCTGA
- a CDS encoding glycosyltransferase — protein MLYLAIPAHNEVATIGVLLWRLRTVLAEFPREYEVVVYDDASTDETAEVAEQYERAMPVKVLRGREHLGYAGATDALLRHIAQATRYPRRDAVLLLQGDFTDPPVMVPEFARRFEGGADLVVGERTVVADAPVPVKRLFKAAHWAMRPFVRVDQVRDLTASMRLVRIAALRDALRAAGNGPFLSGDSWTANADLLLHLAPYARRVESVPMEPTYGVRMRETRRVAMRDGLAVLKWAWQARRRRAVVGSETEGGDDRRGREEQRGSRRREDRREDRRHDRRDEPELSVERLREKVREREGTRGLDGAPPPESRRERQRNREREAIDPAAPDRGGPERPTERSADRSSERSSRRERPAERQRPVVAADLPLIDPAEPPTREPRTPRAPRARKAEERTTEPRPAERAPQEVSERRTERGIERTPERANERPATTRSGRRDESPRMAADAALELDDPFAPPPPRRDRLEQVLDVREARENREISDVRRDRSSAASDAQPVESDAPITDAFPTQGDDQDTPAAAIAKRAVTDDRPVDDGSGEEPSDAMDAGALDEFDADAEADAEMDADGDQEDAPRKRRRNRRSRRGRRRRGASGNGEEGATDGDIPSPAGDGDDADLAATNDVEDDAVDGLAEEYEQELTQDLGQRPRRRGRRGRRGGARRSRGRRERGDGESEGGPEQDGSPEGDFE, from the coding sequence GTGCTCTACCTCGCCATCCCCGCACACAACGAGGTTGCCACCATCGGCGTCCTGCTCTGGAGGCTCCGCACGGTCCTCGCCGAATTCCCCCGGGAATACGAGGTGGTCGTCTACGACGACGCGAGCACCGACGAAACGGCGGAGGTGGCCGAGCAGTACGAGCGCGCCATGCCGGTCAAGGTGCTGCGCGGGCGGGAGCATCTGGGGTATGCCGGCGCGACGGACGCGTTGCTGCGCCATATCGCGCAGGCCACGCGGTATCCGCGGCGTGACGCCGTGCTGCTGCTGCAGGGCGATTTCACCGATCCGCCGGTCATGGTGCCGGAGTTCGCCCGTCGTTTCGAGGGCGGCGCCGATCTGGTGGTGGGTGAACGCACCGTGGTGGCCGACGCACCGGTGCCGGTGAAGCGCCTGTTCAAGGCCGCGCACTGGGCGATGCGTCCCTTCGTCCGGGTGGATCAGGTGCGTGATCTGACGGCGTCCATGCGTCTGGTGCGCATTGCCGCGTTGCGGGATGCCCTGCGAGCCGCCGGCAACGGGCCATTCCTCAGTGGCGACAGCTGGACGGCCAATGCCGATCTGCTGTTGCATCTGGCGCCGTATGCCCGGCGGGTCGAATCGGTGCCCATGGAACCCACGTACGGCGTGCGCATGCGGGAAACGCGCCGGGTGGCCATGCGCGATGGCCTCGCGGTGCTCAAGTGGGCCTGGCAGGCGCGCCGGCGGCGTGCCGTGGTGGGCTCGGAGACCGAAGGGGGCGACGACCGTCGCGGCCGCGAGGAGCAGCGGGGCAGCCGTCGCCGGGAAGACCGGCGTGAGGACCGTCGCCATGATCGACGGGACGAACCCGAGTTGTCGGTGGAACGGCTGCGCGAGAAGGTGCGCGAGCGTGAGGGTACCCGCGGACTGGACGGCGCTCCCCCGCCGGAATCACGTCGTGAACGTCAGCGGAACCGGGAGCGCGAGGCCATCGACCCGGCTGCCCCCGATCGAGGCGGTCCGGAGCGGCCAACCGAGCGGTCGGCAGACCGGTCCTCGGAGCGATCCTCGCGCCGCGAGCGCCCGGCGGAACGGCAGCGGCCGGTCGTTGCTGCCGATCTCCCCCTCATCGATCCTGCGGAGCCGCCCACACGCGAGCCCCGGACTCCGCGGGCGCCTCGGGCCCGCAAGGCCGAGGAACGCACCACCGAGCCCCGCCCGGCCGAGCGGGCGCCACAGGAAGTCTCCGAGCGCAGGACGGAGCGTGGGATCGAGCGCACGCCCGAACGCGCCAATGAGCGGCCGGCAACGACCCGTTCCGGACGCCGCGACGAGTCGCCGCGCATGGCTGCCGATGCCGCCCTCGAACTGGACGACCCCTTCGCGCCGCCACCGCCACGGCGGGACCGGCTCGAACAGGTCCTCGATGTTCGTGAAGCCCGCGAGAACCGGGAGATCAGCGACGTTCGTCGCGATCGGTCCTCAGCGGCCTCCGATGCCCAGCCCGTCGAATCCGACGCCCCGATTACCGATGCGTTCCCAACGCAGGGCGACGATCAGGATACTCCCGCTGCCGCGATCGCGAAGCGTGCGGTCACCGATGACCGGCCCGTGGATGACGGTTCCGGGGAGGAACCGAGCGACGCCATGGATGCGGGGGCGCTCGACGAGTTCGATGCCGACGCGGAAGCGGACGCCGAAATGGATGCCGACGGCGATCAGGAAGACGCCCCACGAAAGCGTCGGCGCAATCGTCGCAGCCGTCGGGGGCGTCGCCGTCGTGGAGCATCCGGCAACGGGGAAGAAGGCGCGACCGACGGTGACATCCCCAGCCCGGCCGGCGACGGGGACGATGCCGACCTGGCCGCCACCAATGACGTGGAAGACGACGCGGTGGACGGGCTGGCCGAGGAGTACGAGCAGGAGCTCACGCAGGACCTGGGACAGCGTCCTCGGCGTCGTGGCCGGCGCGGACGGAGGGGCGGCGCCCGACGCTCACGGGGCCGACGCGAACGTGGCGACGGGGAATCGGAAGGCGGACCGGAGCAGGACGGCAGCCCCGAGGGCGATTTCGAGTGA
- a CDS encoding peptide MFS transporter — protein sequence MTSPVAPSQDHSFFGHPKGLGLLFTTEMWERFSYYGLRPLLVLFMSAALAKGGFGFERTQASTIVGIYAACVYLASLPGGWVADRWLGLRRAILVGAVFITCGHLAIGISGFAGEGMGKPFFFLGLILIVLGTGLLKPNISAIVGDLYPEGGARRDAGFSIFYMGINTGAFIGQLVTGYLGERVSWHWGFGAAGIGMAFGLIGFWLFAPRLLGTIGGDIVRDPDPTVQARRESQVKKTTLGGLAVLALVFALAALGIITIDPLAVGGAMTFVLVGLAVAFFAYIFAFGGLTVAEKKRSAVIFVLFVFAAIFWAAFEQAPTSLQLFANDFTDRNLFGFEMPATWFQSVNSAFIILLSPLFAVMWGVLAARKIDLSSPTKFAIGLALAGVGFLLMVFAANRVLASGGTVLVAPWWLIASYFFQTAGELFLSPVGLSSMTKLSPRRYVGQMMGIWFLAASVGNLVAGLVGGHVDPSKLEQTPAVFSGTAIALFISTAILGIMIVPIRRMMAGVRDETGA from the coding sequence GTGACTTCTCCCGTCGCACCAAGTCAGGACCATTCGTTCTTCGGTCATCCCAAGGGACTCGGTCTGCTGTTCACGACCGAGATGTGGGAGCGCTTCTCCTACTACGGGCTGCGGCCGCTGCTCGTGCTGTTCATGTCGGCCGCCCTCGCCAAGGGTGGATTCGGATTCGAACGCACGCAGGCGTCGACCATCGTGGGCATCTACGCAGCCTGCGTGTACCTCGCGTCGCTGCCCGGCGGATGGGTGGCCGATCGGTGGCTCGGATTGCGTCGGGCCATTCTGGTGGGCGCCGTCTTCATCACCTGCGGCCATCTGGCGATCGGCATTTCCGGTTTCGCGGGGGAGGGAATGGGCAAACCGTTCTTCTTCCTCGGTCTCATTCTGATCGTGCTCGGCACGGGACTGCTCAAGCCGAACATCTCGGCCATCGTCGGCGATCTGTATCCGGAAGGCGGCGCCCGCCGCGATGCCGGATTCTCGATCTTCTACATGGGCATCAACACCGGTGCGTTCATCGGGCAGTTGGTGACCGGATATCTCGGTGAACGGGTGAGCTGGCACTGGGGGTTCGGCGCCGCAGGGATCGGCATGGCGTTCGGCCTGATCGGTTTCTGGCTCTTCGCGCCCCGGCTGCTCGGCACGATCGGTGGCGATATCGTGCGCGATCCCGACCCCACGGTACAGGCGCGTCGCGAAAGCCAGGTGAAGAAGACCACACTGGGCGGACTCGCCGTGCTCGCGCTGGTGTTCGCGCTGGCGGCGCTCGGCATCATCACCATCGATCCGCTGGCCGTGGGCGGGGCGATGACGTTCGTGCTCGTCGGACTCGCCGTGGCGTTTTTCGCCTACATCTTCGCCTTCGGCGGCCTCACCGTCGCGGAGAAGAAACGCAGCGCGGTGATCTTCGTGCTCTTCGTGTTCGCCGCCATTTTCTGGGCCGCGTTCGAGCAGGCACCCACGTCGCTGCAATTGTTCGCGAACGATTTCACCGATCGCAATCTGTTCGGCTTCGAGATGCCGGCCACATGGTTCCAGTCGGTGAATTCGGCGTTCATCATCCTGCTCTCGCCGCTGTTCGCCGTCATGTGGGGCGTGCTCGCCGCGCGGAAGATCGATCTGTCGAGTCCCACCAAGTTCGCGATCGGACTCGCGCTCGCCGGGGTGGGTTTCCTGCTCATGGTCTTCGCCGCGAATCGTGTGCTCGCCAGCGGCGGCACGGTCCTCGTTGCGCCGTGGTGGCTCATTGCGAGCTACTTCTTCCAGACTGCCGGCGAGCTGTTCCTGAGTCCCGTGGGATTGTCGTCGATGACGAAGCTGTCACCACGCCGGTATGTGGGACAGATGATGGGCATCTGGTTCCTCGCGGCGTCGGTGGGCAATCTCGTGGCCGGTCTCGTCGGCGGGCATGTGGACCCCAGCAAGCTGGAACAGACGCCGGCGGTGTTCAGCGGCACGGCGATCGCGCTGTTCATCTCGACGGCGATCCTGGGGATCATGATCGTGCCGATCCGGAGGATGATGGCGGGGGTGCGGGACGAAACGGGAGCCTGA
- a CDS encoding ABC transporter ATP-binding protein, which yields MSTAAPLVSVRHLTKHFPIRTGLLQRVTGAVKAVDDVSFDVAAGETLALVGESGCGKTTTGRTLLRLIEPTSGSVHFDGTDLLALRGEALRRMRRHLQIVFQDPYGSLNPRMTVGAAIREGLIVHHLAEGAEADRRVARLLDEVGLRPEYAARYPHEFSGGQRQRIGIARALAVEPRFIVCDEPVSALDVSVQAQVVNLLQDLQRDRGLAYLFIAHDLAVVAHMADRVAVMYLGRIVELAPRRALFGTPRMPYTKALLSAVPVPEPGAARQRILLPGDPPSPANPPRGCVFHPRCPHPLKDAACTQLVPPLEEKSPGHFVACLKEPSTPVPAT from the coding sequence ATGAGCACGGCGGCGCCTCTCGTTTCGGTTCGTCATCTCACCAAACACTTCCCGATCCGTACGGGACTGCTGCAGCGGGTGACGGGTGCGGTGAAAGCCGTGGACGATGTGTCGTTCGATGTGGCGGCCGGCGAGACGCTGGCGCTGGTGGGAGAATCCGGGTGCGGCAAGACCACGACCGGTCGCACGCTCCTGCGTCTTATCGAACCCACCAGCGGCAGCGTGCATTTCGACGGTACGGATCTGCTCGCGCTGCGTGGAGAAGCCCTGCGGCGCATGCGCCGGCACCTGCAGATCGTGTTTCAGGATCCCTACGGATCGCTCAATCCCCGCATGACAGTCGGTGCGGCCATCCGTGAAGGGCTCATCGTGCATCACCTGGCCGAAGGCGCGGAGGCCGATCGCCGCGTGGCCCGTCTGCTGGATGAAGTGGGCTTGCGTCCGGAGTATGCGGCGCGCTACCCGCACGAATTTTCCGGTGGACAGCGACAGCGCATCGGCATCGCGCGTGCGCTGGCTGTGGAGCCGCGCTTCATCGTCTGCGACGAACCCGTGTCGGCACTCGACGTGAGTGTGCAGGCGCAGGTGGTGAATCTGCTGCAGGATCTGCAGCGCGATCGTGGCCTCGCCTATCTCTTCATCGCGCACGACCTGGCGGTGGTGGCGCATATGGCGGATCGTGTGGCCGTGATGTATCTGGGTCGTATCGTGGAACTGGCGCCGCGCCGGGCGTTGTTCGGGACGCCGCGAATGCCCTACACCAAAGCCCTGCTCTCCGCAGTGCCGGTTCCGGAACCGGGTGCCGCGCGGCAACGTATCCTGCTTCCCGGCGACCCACCGTCACCCGCCAACCCACCACGCGGCTGTGTGTTCCATCCGCGGTGTCCCCATCCGCTGAAGGATGCGGCCTGCACCCAGCTCGTGCCTCCGCTCGAAGAGAAGAGTCCCGGTCACTTCGTCGCCTGCCTCAAGGAACCTTCCACTCCGGTCCCCGCCACGTGA
- a CDS encoding ABC transporter ATP-binding protein, which produces MLDVQALRIAFPASPADVRVVDGVDFTVAAGETVCLVGESGCGKSMTALSLLRLVPPPGRIATGSHIRFDGQDLLRMDDRALRSVRGRQMAMIFQEPMTALNPVLTVGDQIAEVVRVHTKCSAREAWARAVDMLGQVGIPDPAARARQYPHELSGGMRQRVMIAMALVLSPKLVIADEPTTALDVTIQAQILDLLRTMRERTGMGLLLITHDLGVVAEMASRVLVMYAGRVVEEAPVGALFAAPTHPYTEGLMAAMPRLGDERSRLNTIRGSVPPPGALPSGCTFRDRCPHAFDRCAREEPRLLSIAPGHTARCHLVEEPQRRLAIVEGAA; this is translated from the coding sequence CTGCTCGATGTGCAGGCCTTGCGCATCGCGTTCCCTGCATCCCCGGCCGACGTCCGCGTCGTGGACGGCGTGGACTTCACGGTCGCTGCCGGTGAAACCGTCTGCCTGGTGGGGGAATCGGGGTGTGGCAAGTCGATGACGGCGCTCTCGCTGCTGCGGCTGGTGCCACCGCCGGGACGTATCGCCACGGGTTCGCACATCCGCTTCGATGGTCAGGATCTGCTGCGCATGGACGATCGTGCCCTGCGCTCCGTTCGCGGACGACAGATGGCGATGATCTTCCAGGAACCGATGACCGCGCTCAACCCCGTACTGACCGTGGGCGATCAGATCGCCGAGGTGGTGCGGGTGCACACGAAGTGCAGCGCGCGGGAGGCCTGGGCGCGTGCCGTGGACATGCTCGGTCAGGTGGGCATTCCCGATCCGGCGGCACGCGCCAGGCAGTATCCGCACGAACTCTCGGGCGGTATGCGCCAGCGCGTGATGATCGCGATGGCGCTGGTGCTGTCCCCCAAGCTCGTGATTGCCGACGAGCCCACCACGGCGCTCGATGTGACCATCCAGGCGCAGATTCTCGATCTGCTGCGCACGATGCGGGAGCGTACGGGGATGGGATTGCTGCTCATCACGCACGACCTCGGTGTGGTGGCCGAGATGGCGTCGCGGGTGCTGGTCATGTATGCCGGTCGGGTGGTGGAGGAAGCTCCGGTGGGGGCGCTCTTTGCCGCGCCGACACATCCGTACACCGAAGGACTGATGGCCGCGATGCCGCGTCTGGGCGATGAGCGGAGCCGGTTGAACACGATCCGCGGCAGTGTGCCGCCGCCCGGTGCGTTGCCCAGCGGGTGTACGTTCCGCGATCGCTGCCCGCATGCTTTCGACCGCTGTGCACGCGAGGAGCCGCGGTTGCTGTCCATCGCGCCGGGACACACCGCGCGGTGTCATCTGGTCGAAGAGCCGCAACGTCGTCTGGCCATCGTGGAGGGCGCGGCATGA
- a CDS encoding ABC transporter permease, whose amino-acid sequence MSTTTISPTALRRRIHMSARPRGLIWLLVAALALLAIGAPWLAPYPPDAQLDILALRSVPPSSAHPFGTDSFSRDLLSRVLHGARVSLGFASAAVLLSLVLGTVYGALTSFAPRVLSSALRRAIDVAMSVPRLLVLLTVTAFLGPLSVPGLVLLVALTGWFATARQVTDELDALQSREFALAARAMGVRGPRLFGRHLLPHLAPLLTVTGTFAVANTIALEAGLSFLGLGIQPPTASWGTILHDGSGSFDTEWWIAVFPGLATVGAVLLCNVLGDVLRDRFAPAHVARDLRDIAAPPPSAHHSVPRT is encoded by the coding sequence ATGAGCACCACGACGATCTCACCGACGGCGCTGCGTCGACGGATCCACATGTCTGCACGTCCACGTGGATTGATCTGGCTGCTCGTGGCGGCGCTCGCGCTGCTGGCCATCGGCGCTCCATGGCTGGCGCCGTATCCACCGGACGCGCAACTCGACATTCTTGCGCTGCGCAGCGTGCCCCCGTCGTCGGCCCATCCCTTCGGCACCGACAGTTTTTCGCGTGATCTGTTGAGTCGCGTGCTGCATGGCGCACGGGTATCGCTGGGCTTCGCCTCCGCGGCGGTGCTGCTGAGTCTCGTCCTTGGCACGGTGTACGGCGCGCTGACATCCTTTGCACCGCGTGTGTTGTCGTCCGCGCTGCGACGGGCCATCGACGTGGCGATGTCGGTGCCACGTCTGCTGGTGCTGCTCACGGTGACCGCGTTCCTGGGTCCGCTGTCCGTTCCGGGACTGGTGCTGCTGGTGGCCCTCACCGGTTGGTTTGCCACCGCACGACAGGTCACCGACGAACTCGACGCGCTGCAGAGCCGGGAGTTCGCGCTGGCGGCACGCGCCATGGGCGTACGCGGTCCCCGTCTCTTCGGACGCCACCTGTTGCCACATCTCGCGCCCCTTCTGACGGTGACGGGCACCTTCGCCGTGGCCAATACCATCGCGCTCGAAGCCGGGTTGAGCTTCCTGGGACTCGGCATTCAACCGCCCACCGCGAGTTGGGGCACCATTCTGCACGACGGATCAGGATCGTTCGACACCGAGTGGTGGATTGCCGTGTTCCCGGGCCTGGCCACCGTGGGGGCCGTCCTTCTGTGCAATGTGCTGGGAGACGTCTTGCGCGACCGCTTCGCCCCGGCGCACGTTGCCAGAGATCTTCGAGATATTGCGGCTCCCCCGCCTTCTGCCCACCACTCCGTTCCCCGGACGTGA
- a CDS encoding ABC transporter permease, protein MSSRLLARTWQCALVILSAATLAFLCLHLAPGDPASALGESVPPEVKARMRALYGFDEPLGTQYLRWLGALLRGDLGWSIQQQRPVSAVLRDALPNTLMLIVPAFVLSVLGGLWIGAWQGARAGSRRDRVTSTLLLVIYSIPEFWLAMALLLVFARTWHLLPATGVTSELYAYLSPGERLLDRLRHLVLPVASVASIGIATFARYQRASMQETVGLPFVRTAEASGLGRRRVLRNAWRASLLPVITLGGILLPSYLAGVVFVEQIFNWPGLGYALLRAISARDYAVVAACVVLGSTLTALGAWLAEWLRERADPRLRVAPGLSAGHTAAQVAERIA, encoded by the coding sequence GTGTCGTCACGCCTGCTCGCACGCACCTGGCAGTGCGCGCTGGTGATTCTCTCGGCGGCCACGCTGGCATTTCTGTGCCTGCATCTCGCACCGGGCGATCCTGCCTCGGCACTCGGCGAGAGTGTCCCGCCCGAAGTCAAAGCCCGCATGCGGGCGCTGTACGGATTCGACGAACCGCTCGGCACGCAGTATCTGCGATGGCTGGGCGCTCTGCTGCGCGGCGACCTGGGGTGGTCCATTCAGCAGCAGCGGCCCGTGTCCGCCGTGCTGCGCGATGCGTTGCCCAATACGCTCATGCTGATCGTGCCGGCTTTCGTGCTGAGTGTGCTCGGTGGATTGTGGATCGGAGCCTGGCAGGGCGCGCGGGCGGGTTCACGACGCGATCGCGTCACGTCGACGCTGCTGCTGGTGATCTACTCGATTCCCGAGTTCTGGCTCGCGATGGCATTGCTGCTGGTCTTCGCGCGCACCTGGCACCTGCTGCCGGCCACGGGCGTCACGAGCGAGCTGTACGCATATCTGTCGCCCGGTGAACGGCTCCTCGACCGGCTGCGGCATCTCGTGCTGCCGGTGGCATCGGTGGCGTCGATCGGGATCGCCACCTTCGCCCGCTATCAGCGTGCCAGCATGCAGGAGACCGTCGGTCTGCCCTTCGTACGCACGGCGGAAGCCAGCGGACTGGGACGCCGGCGCGTGCTGCGCAACGCCTGGCGCGCCTCGTTGCTGCCGGTGATCACGTTGGGAGGGATTCTGCTGCCCTCCTATCTCGCCGGCGTGGTCTTCGTGGAGCAGATCTTCAACTGGCCGGGACTCGGGTACGCCCTGTTGCGCGCGATCTCGGCGCGCGATTATGCGGTCGTGGCAGCCTGTGTGGTGCTGGGAAGCACGCTCACGGCACTCGGCGCCTGGTTGGCGGAGTGGCTGCGTGAGCGGGCCGATCCGAGACTGCGTGTGGCGCCCGGGCTTTCTGCCGGGCACACGGCGGCACAGGTCGCGGAGCGAATCGCGTGA
- a CDS encoding peptide ABC transporter substrate-binding protein, whose translation MLPVRFSRRPLFLLASLAMLVGCGDADRGGVAAGETGGTLIIAMPAEPTTLLPPVSDANQDAAVINAIFDRLAEIGPTLETFGDRGFRPRLASSWAWANDSLSIAFTIDSLARWHDGQPVEAADVRYTFRVYTSDSLAVNNRAMLGNIDSVSVRDARTAVFWFKRRTPQQFQEATYFMYILPSHLLASIPMKDLPASPFARKPVGSGRFRFANWEAGQRVEIVADTANPRGRAMLDRVIWSIAADFGAATVKLFAGEADFFEYIRPGDLGQIARTPSLRLVDNRALQYLFLGFNFRDPRNPSQPHPLFADAAVRRALHMAVDRAGIVRNVFDSLGAVALGPAPRALIPDTTAFTQLPHDPAHARALLDSAGWRDSDGDGIREREGRRLSFEMLVPSSSAGRRSLTVLLQEQFRAVGAEAKPLVLEVNTFSTRSDTGQFDTYMGGWSVVPGLGGTRQTWTSKGSGNVGRYRNPAFDALVDSALTSFAPAASHRYWARAFQQIVDDAPAIWLVDQRAPVALHKRFIVPPLRPDGWYADLADWRVDPAQRIDRDRIGLAAASR comes from the coding sequence ATGCTCCCGGTCCGTTTTTCGCGCCGTCCGCTGTTCCTGCTCGCCTCGCTCGCCATGCTCGTCGGCTGTGGTGACGCCGATCGTGGTGGCGTGGCGGCCGGCGAAACAGGGGGCACGCTCATCATCGCGATGCCGGCGGAACCGACGACGCTGCTGCCGCCGGTGTCTGACGCGAATCAGGATGCCGCGGTCATCAATGCCATCTTCGATCGACTCGCCGAGATCGGGCCGACACTCGAGACCTTCGGAGATCGCGGCTTCCGTCCGCGTCTCGCGTCCTCATGGGCCTGGGCCAACGATTCCCTGTCGATCGCCTTCACGATCGACTCGCTGGCGCGCTGGCACGACGGACAGCCGGTGGAGGCCGCGGACGTGCGCTACACGTTCCGCGTGTACACCTCCGACTCGCTCGCGGTGAACAACCGCGCGATGCTGGGCAATATCGATTCGGTGTCCGTGCGCGATGCCCGCACGGCGGTGTTCTGGTTCAAGCGCCGCACGCCGCAGCAGTTCCAGGAAGCGACGTACTTCATGTACATCCTCCCGTCGCATCTGCTCGCGTCCATTCCCATGAAGGATCTCCCGGCTTCGCCCTTCGCGCGCAAGCCGGTGGGCAGCGGACGTTTCCGTTTCGCCAACTGGGAAGCCGGCCAGCGGGTGGAGATCGTGGCCGACACGGCCAATCCCCGTGGACGCGCGATGCTCGACCGGGTGATCTGGAGCATCGCGGCCGATTTTGGTGCCGCGACGGTGAAGCTGTTCGCGGGGGAAGCCGATTTCTTCGAATACATCCGACCGGGCGATCTCGGGCAGATCGCGCGCACGCCCTCGCTGCGACTCGTGGACAATCGCGCGCTGCAATACCTCTTCCTGGGTTTCAACTTCCGCGATCCCCGCAATCCCTCCCAGCCGCACCCGCTCTTCGCCGACGCCGCGGTGCGTCGGGCGCTGCACATGGCGGTGGACCGGGCGGGCATCGTGCGCAACGTCTTCGATTCCCTGGGCGCCGTGGCGCTCGGTCCGGCGCCGCGCGCACTCATTCCCGACACCACCGCGTTCACACAATTGCCTCACGATCCCGCGCATGCACGCGCGCTGCTCGATTCCGCGGGATGGCGTGACAGCGACGGCGACGGCATCCGCGAACGTGAAGGACGCCGCTTGTCGTTCGAGATGCTGGTGCCGAGTTCCAGCGCGGGCCGTCGCAGTCTGACGGTGCTGCTGCAGGAGCAGTTCCGCGCCGTGGGTGCGGAGGCCAAACCGCTCGTGCTCGAGGTGAACACCTTCTCCACCCGATCGGATACCGGGCAGTTCGATACCTACATGGGCGGCTGGTCGGTGGTGCCCGGGCTGGGAGGCACCAGGCAGACGTGGACGAGCAAGGGATCGGGGAACGTGGGGCGTTATCGCAATCCGGCTTTCGATGCGCTCGTGGACAGTGCCCTGACCAGCTTCGCCCCGGCGGCCAGTCACCGATACTGGGCCCGCGCTTTCCAGCAGATCGTGGACGATGCGCCGGCCATCTGGCTGGTGGATCAGCGGGCGCCGGTGGCGCTGCACAAACGATTCATCGTGCCGCCGCTGCGTCCCGATGGATGGTACGCGGATCTGGCCGACTGGCGGGTGGATCCGGCACAGCGCATCGATCGCGATCGAATCGGACTCGCGGCCGCGTCCCGCTGA